Proteins from one Sporichthya brevicatena genomic window:
- a CDS encoding ABC transporter substrate-binding protein, with translation MTRRTPARSARGAVALAAVLCVLATSACGTRLSDAEIGQVQAATVTVTNPATALPGAEAGGGTAAGAGNVAGAAGSAEVVPQPGSGEAAAASGAAGPAAVSAAGVSGGSTTASVTGAKPGTSKAAAAGAAAGERCTRALEPIILGQTGVFSGLVGQSTGNQRLGMSVWSNWVNANGGIRCHPVKLYQMDDGSDPSRTAANVNELVTTKKAIALVGVNVPITMGAARSAAARLGVPIVGGDAGDAAWNTDPNLFLSGGSSAAAWSGGIVEAARETGFTKLGLIYCIEASPCQQMNQYFAQTVEAAGAQDVFRQSVSLTQSDYTAECQNAKNAGVQIMAVYVDAASIQRFVRSCKSIDYRPVMETGGLAISPGVPKDPDIQAFTLYVGSPNAPYTATGTPGLDTLHTAFRTHTGADVPDAPSLIGWAAGMLFKGAIDSLDVERVKGAVTTAMVYDGLYSLKDKTLGGLAPPLVFKRGQPSGVIPCYTYFKITTQGIQTPGAKFRCINSWKRN, from the coding sequence ATGACTCGCAGGACGCCCGCCCGCTCGGCCCGTGGTGCCGTGGCACTGGCGGCGGTGCTGTGCGTTCTGGCGACCAGCGCCTGCGGTACCCGGCTGTCGGACGCGGAGATCGGACAGGTGCAGGCGGCCACCGTGACCGTGACGAACCCCGCGACCGCCCTTCCGGGCGCCGAAGCGGGCGGCGGGACAGCCGCCGGAGCCGGAAACGTCGCCGGTGCTGCGGGCTCGGCCGAGGTCGTGCCACAGCCGGGCAGCGGGGAAGCGGCGGCCGCGAGCGGAGCCGCGGGCCCAGCGGCGGTCTCCGCCGCCGGCGTCTCCGGCGGATCGACGACCGCGAGCGTCACGGGTGCGAAGCCCGGAACGTCGAAGGCCGCTGCGGCGGGTGCGGCGGCGGGGGAGCGGTGCACGCGGGCCCTGGAGCCGATCATCCTCGGACAGACCGGGGTCTTCAGCGGTCTGGTCGGTCAGTCGACGGGCAACCAGCGGCTTGGAATGAGCGTCTGGTCGAACTGGGTCAACGCGAACGGCGGCATCCGGTGCCATCCGGTCAAGCTGTACCAGATGGACGACGGCTCGGACCCGTCGCGGACCGCAGCCAACGTCAACGAACTCGTCACCACCAAGAAGGCCATCGCGTTGGTGGGGGTGAACGTTCCCATCACGATGGGGGCGGCCCGCTCCGCCGCAGCACGGCTGGGCGTCCCGATCGTCGGCGGCGACGCCGGCGATGCGGCCTGGAACACCGACCCGAACCTGTTCCTGTCCGGCGGGAGCTCGGCCGCGGCCTGGAGCGGCGGCATCGTGGAGGCCGCCCGTGAGACCGGGTTCACGAAGCTGGGTCTCATCTACTGCATCGAGGCATCGCCCTGTCAGCAGATGAACCAGTACTTCGCGCAGACCGTGGAGGCCGCCGGTGCGCAGGACGTGTTCCGGCAGTCGGTCTCCCTGACCCAGAGCGACTACACCGCGGAATGTCAGAATGCCAAGAACGCCGGTGTCCAGATCATGGCGGTGTACGTCGACGCGGCGTCCATCCAGCGTTTCGTGAGGTCGTGCAAGAGCATCGACTACCGACCGGTGATGGAGACCGGCGGCCTGGCCATCAGCCCCGGAGTGCCGAAGGACCCGGACATTCAGGCCTTCACCCTCTACGTCGGCAGCCCGAACGCGCCATACACGGCAACGGGCACTCCGGGCCTCGACACGCTGCACACGGCGTTCCGGACCCACACCGGAGCCGATGTCCCTGACGCACCGTCATTGATCGGCTGGGCGGCGGGGATGCTCTTCAAGGGAGCGATCGATTCGCTCGACGTTGAGCGCGTCAAGGGCGCGGTCACCACGGCGATGGTCTACGACGGCCTGTACAGCCTCAAGGACAAGACCCTCGGTGGGTTGGCCCCGCCGCTGGTGTTCAAGCGCGGTCAGCCGTCCGGCGTCATCCCCTGTTACACGTACTTCAAGATCACGACCCAGGGCATCCAGACCCCCGGTGCCAAGTTTCGGTGCATCAACAGCTGGAAGAGGAACTGA
- a CDS encoding ABC transporter ATP-binding protein — MLLLDRLCAGYEGSPVLHDVTLAVPPGSVVALLGANGAGKTTLLRVASGLLRPTSGRVLLDGADLTGATPNALVKRGLCHVPEGRGVFPNLTVRENLALQAFAGSETAAIERANQAFPRLGQRLSQVAGTMSGGEQQMLALARAYVQSPRFVLLDEVSMGLAPKIVDDIFEFLGLLARDGASLLLVEQYISRALDLADYVYVLNRGEVVFAGEPSELQDADIFETYLGTAVH, encoded by the coding sequence ATGCTGCTGCTCGATCGTCTCTGCGCCGGTTACGAGGGCTCTCCGGTCCTGCACGACGTCACGCTGGCGGTGCCGCCCGGAAGTGTGGTCGCGTTGCTCGGTGCCAACGGCGCCGGCAAGACGACACTGCTGCGGGTTGCGTCGGGGCTGTTGCGGCCCACCTCGGGGCGGGTTCTGCTCGACGGAGCCGACTTGACCGGAGCCACACCCAACGCGTTGGTGAAGCGTGGCCTGTGCCATGTTCCGGAGGGGCGCGGGGTGTTCCCGAACCTGACGGTTCGTGAGAATCTCGCGCTGCAGGCATTTGCCGGTTCGGAGACGGCTGCGATCGAACGAGCCAACCAGGCGTTCCCACGCCTCGGTCAGCGGTTGAGCCAGGTCGCGGGCACCATGAGCGGTGGAGAGCAGCAGATGCTCGCGCTGGCGCGGGCGTATGTCCAGTCGCCGCGGTTCGTGCTCCTCGACGAGGTGTCGATGGGTCTGGCACCGAAGATCGTCGACGACATCTTCGAGTTCCTGGGTCTGCTCGCACGAGATGGCGCGAGCCTGTTGCTCGTCGAGCAGTACATCTCGCGTGCGCTCGACCTGGCCGACTACGTCTACGTGCTCAACCGCGGCGAGGTCGTCTTCGCCGGCGAGCCGAGCGAACTGCAGGACGCCGACATCTTCGAGACCTACCTCGGCACCGCGGTGCACTGA
- a CDS encoding ABC transporter ATP-binding protein, with protein sequence MRQHTDAPHEGGLVVTDLKIRFGGLLAVNGLSLDVPTGRITGLIGPNGAGKTTTFNAISGLNRPTSGQITLFGQDVTGLSPHGRALRGLGRTFQRMELFDSLTVGENVALGREAGFAGSHPLRHLRGSRRETGMIRRNAEQALELVGIGDLRNQRPADLSTGQRRLVELARVVSGDFRILLLDEPSSGLDKTETERFGQLLRHLVAERGVGILCVEHDMALVMGVCNYIYVLDFGEPIFEGSTAEVAASPIVRAAYLGSEAVDDVAGLTAGAL encoded by the coding sequence ATGAGACAGCACACGGACGCACCCCACGAGGGCGGTCTGGTCGTCACCGACCTGAAGATCCGATTCGGTGGGCTCCTCGCCGTCAACGGATTGTCGCTGGACGTCCCGACGGGACGGATCACCGGCCTGATCGGACCCAACGGTGCGGGCAAGACCACGACCTTCAACGCGATCAGCGGACTCAACCGACCGACGTCGGGCCAGATCACGCTGTTCGGGCAGGACGTCACGGGCTTGAGTCCGCACGGGCGGGCGTTGCGCGGCCTGGGCCGGACGTTCCAGCGGATGGAGTTGTTCGACTCGCTCACGGTGGGGGAGAACGTCGCACTGGGGAGGGAGGCCGGGTTCGCGGGCTCACACCCCCTCCGGCACCTGCGCGGGAGCCGCCGCGAGACCGGCATGATTCGTCGGAACGCTGAACAGGCGCTCGAGCTGGTGGGCATCGGTGATCTGCGGAACCAACGGCCGGCGGACCTCTCGACCGGCCAGCGGCGTCTGGTCGAACTCGCCCGCGTGGTGTCCGGCGACTTCCGGATCCTGTTGCTGGACGAACCGAGCAGCGGGCTGGACAAGACGGAGACTGAGCGGTTCGGGCAACTGCTGCGACACCTCGTCGCCGAACGCGGCGTCGGCATCCTGTGCGTCGAACACGACATGGCCCTGGTGATGGGCGTGTGCAACTACATCTATGTCCTCGACTTCGGCGAGCCGATCTTCGAGGGTTCCACCGCCGAGGTGGCGGCCAGCCCGATCGTGCGTGCGGCCTACCTCGGCAGTGAAGCCGTGGACGACGTCGCCGGCCTGACGGCGGGAGCACTCTGA
- a CDS encoding ABC transporter permease, giving the protein MNEYLPYIIFGITTGSVYGLSAMGLVLTYKTSGLLNFGHGAVCAAAAYTFYELRETQGLPWPLAALIAIVVFGFVTGLIFERVGLLLAGVHISYKIVGTVGILVGMRALISLVFGVDAKPFKPVLPGGTAFEINGVSISWDQVLQLGLGVGAAVGLYVFFKYTLLGTAMRGVVDDPQLLDMTGVSPARVRRSAWIIGSGFAAASGVLFAAAQQQLDVNVLSLLVVQAFGAAAIAQFKNLPMCFVGGIIVGLLQKLISKEVGTVDFLQGLDTNTPFIVLFLVLLLMPRGRLVEVGRHVKARAVPPSPFSPRVRASGFGLLAVGALLVPHVVGVRLPIWNTALTQVILFASLALLVRTSGQISLCHIGFAAIGAAAFGHMIGNGVPWGVAVLLGGLFAVPAGALIAIPAIRLSGLYLGLATFGFGVLLAQYAYNKEWMFGFGQIQTARPGGFDSDTRMYYLLLAVAVAAVLVVLMVERSRLGRLLRGLADSPVALSTLGTNVNVSRVLVFCLSTFLAGISGAVFASLFGSVNQDSFNYMQSLVALAVMAISGRRTVTIAVVAPILLIVVPGYISNPDATLWLQVGFGFAAVVAAAVSQGSFHKFVARHAVASADRIVDPVLVGERPEPVRAPAKQNEPVGVA; this is encoded by the coding sequence ATGAACGAGTACCTGCCGTACATCATCTTCGGCATCACCACCGGCTCCGTGTACGGACTCTCGGCCATGGGCCTGGTCCTGACCTACAAGACGAGCGGACTCCTCAACTTCGGTCACGGTGCGGTCTGCGCGGCGGCCGCGTACACGTTCTACGAACTTCGGGAGACGCAAGGTCTGCCCTGGCCGCTGGCCGCTCTGATCGCGATCGTGGTGTTCGGTTTCGTCACGGGCCTGATCTTCGAACGCGTCGGTCTGCTGCTCGCCGGTGTGCACATCTCCTACAAGATCGTGGGAACGGTCGGGATCCTCGTCGGGATGCGGGCGCTGATCAGCCTCGTGTTCGGTGTGGACGCCAAACCGTTCAAGCCCGTGCTCCCGGGCGGTACCGCGTTCGAGATCAATGGCGTCTCCATCAGCTGGGACCAGGTCCTCCAACTCGGACTCGGTGTCGGCGCGGCCGTCGGGCTGTACGTCTTCTTCAAGTACACGTTGCTCGGAACCGCGATGCGGGGCGTCGTCGACGACCCACAGTTGCTCGACATGACGGGCGTCTCGCCGGCCCGGGTGCGGCGTAGCGCCTGGATCATCGGGAGTGGTTTCGCGGCGGCGTCCGGCGTGCTGTTCGCAGCCGCCCAGCAGCAGCTCGACGTCAATGTGCTGTCCCTGCTCGTCGTCCAGGCGTTCGGTGCTGCCGCCATCGCACAGTTCAAGAACCTGCCGATGTGTTTCGTCGGCGGCATCATCGTCGGCCTTCTCCAGAAGCTCATCTCCAAAGAGGTGGGCACGGTCGACTTCCTCCAGGGGCTGGACACCAACACACCGTTCATCGTCCTGTTCCTCGTCCTGCTCCTCATGCCGCGCGGCCGGTTGGTCGAGGTCGGTCGGCACGTGAAGGCGCGTGCGGTGCCGCCGAGCCCCTTCTCCCCGCGCGTCCGCGCCTCCGGCTTCGGCCTCCTGGCCGTCGGTGCGCTGCTGGTGCCGCACGTGGTCGGCGTGCGGCTCCCGATCTGGAACACGGCGCTGACGCAGGTGATTCTGTTCGCGTCGTTGGCTCTGCTCGTCCGCACCTCCGGGCAGATCTCGCTCTGCCACATCGGATTTGCCGCGATCGGGGCCGCCGCCTTCGGGCACATGATCGGGAACGGCGTTCCCTGGGGTGTGGCCGTCCTGCTCGGTGGCTTGTTCGCCGTGCCGGCCGGAGCTCTGATCGCCATCCCGGCCATCCGCCTCTCGGGCCTGTACCTGGGGCTCGCGACCTTCGGCTTCGGGGTGCTGCTCGCGCAGTACGCCTACAACAAGGAGTGGATGTTCGGGTTCGGGCAGATCCAGACCGCGCGCCCGGGCGGGTTCGACTCCGACACCCGCATGTACTATCTGCTGCTGGCGGTCGCCGTCGCTGCAGTGCTCGTCGTGCTGATGGTGGAGAGGTCGCGGTTGGGCCGACTGCTGCGTGGCCTGGCCGACTCGCCGGTGGCCCTGTCGACGCTCGGCACGAACGTCAACGTCTCGCGCGTCCTGGTGTTCTGTCTGTCGACCTTCCTCGCCGGGATCAGCGGAGCGGTCTTCGCCTCGCTGTTCGGCTCGGTGAACCAGGACAGCTTCAACTACATGCAGTCCCTGGTCGCTCTGGCCGTGATGGCGATCTCGGGTCGGCGCACGGTGACCATCGCCGTCGTGGCGCCGATCCTGCTCATCGTCGTCCCGGGCTACATCTCGAACCCCGACGCCACGCTCTGGCTGCAGGTCGGGTTCGGGTTCGCGGCCGTGGTCGCCGCAGCGGTGTCCCAGGGCTCCTTCCACAAGTTCGTGGCCCGGCACGCCGTGGCCTCCGCCGACCGGATCGTCGATCCGGTGCTCGTCGGCGAACGGCCGGAACCGGTCCGTGCTCCCGCGAAGCAGAACGAGCCGGTAGGTGTCGCATGA
- a CDS encoding sulfotransferase, with product MIRPDVGVVIGQLRDQARAATGLDDFGDETDYLDGLTALVSAALDVGGPEGFLRTPVGVYASASLVGRLVTERGWRETPGWEQTSVTEPIFIVGIPRTATTVLHQLLDADPAHQGAPQWLLQRPQPRPPRSEWPAHPDFVACRQANEALQQAIPALSLIHDTDAHLVDECWNLIFQTFRSPLFEAIANVPAYSEWLRGVDLVPGYRRHRDVLKLIGVGDDRRWVLKDPTHVYGAGAISTVYPDARILHLHRNPIAAIASICSLMMYVGRVFGMETDRRELGRRHLALWATGLRRCVVERAAFAPDQVLDIHFEHYVKDPMGTVGSIYDHFGWRWSDQARSRMTLVLDRERSRPGPPAEVLAAFGLTEDDVAQAFGDYLEAFGGTV from the coding sequence GTGATCCGACCCGACGTCGGGGTCGTCATCGGCCAGTTGCGGGACCAGGCGCGCGCCGCGACCGGTCTCGACGACTTCGGCGACGAGACCGACTATCTCGACGGGCTCACTGCCCTCGTCTCGGCGGCGTTGGACGTCGGTGGTCCGGAGGGATTCCTCCGGACGCCCGTGGGGGTCTACGCCAGTGCGTCCCTTGTCGGGCGCCTCGTCACCGAGCGCGGTTGGCGGGAGACGCCGGGCTGGGAACAGACCTCCGTCACCGAGCCGATCTTCATCGTCGGCATTCCGCGGACGGCCACGACGGTGCTGCACCAGTTGCTCGACGCGGATCCCGCCCACCAGGGCGCACCGCAATGGCTGCTGCAGCGGCCCCAACCGCGGCCCCCACGTTCGGAGTGGCCGGCTCATCCGGACTTCGTCGCGTGCCGCCAGGCGAACGAGGCGCTCCAGCAGGCGATCCCCGCCCTGTCCCTGATCCACGACACGGACGCGCACCTGGTCGACGAGTGCTGGAATCTGATCTTCCAGACGTTCCGCAGTCCGTTGTTCGAGGCGATCGCGAACGTGCCTGCGTACTCGGAGTGGCTTCGCGGTGTCGACCTGGTCCCGGGATACCGGCGCCACCGGGACGTCCTGAAGCTCATCGGCGTGGGCGACGACCGTCGCTGGGTCCTCAAGGATCCGACGCATGTGTACGGAGCCGGTGCGATTTCCACGGTCTATCCGGACGCGCGGATTCTCCACCTGCATCGGAATCCGATCGCAGCGATCGCGTCCATCTGCAGCTTGATGATGTACGTCGGTCGCGTCTTCGGGATGGAGACGGATCGGCGGGAGCTGGGCCGGCGACATCTGGCGCTGTGGGCCACGGGGTTGCGGCGTTGCGTCGTCGAACGAGCGGCCTTCGCGCCGGACCAGGTTCTGGACATCCACTTCGAGCACTACGTGAAGGACCCGATGGGAACGGTCGGGTCGATCTACGACCACTTCGGCTGGCGGTGGAGCGACCAGGCACGGTCTCGGATGACTCTCGTGCTGGACCGGGAGCGTTCTCGGCCGGGCCCACCGGCCGAGGTGCTGGCGGCGTTCGGCCTGACCGAGGACGACGTCGCGCAGGCCTTCGGCGACTACCTGGAGGCATTCGGCGGGACCGTCTGA
- a CDS encoding DUF1214 domain-containing protein, which translates to MTADEAAKELSMTLDDAVDEWNSFCDRIKAAGAASIAKRPDLGERELLDEIRFTVRMLADSVRTHVGPADLERPHLYPLIDELTPYGLPNADNCYYTVLVDPSRTYRLSGNARGRPWILSVGAGNYGLWGFRELAEYSSATVCCDADGDFEVLLSVDPQEGNWFALSPEATNFHIRDYWLDWDADPSWFHLEVLDPPPRRDADALAADVLPRLHRATSHFTETVAFWSGYADHWRGEKPNTFSDPGSVAHGSTGLIRYSAGWASLGDGDALIVEFDLPDSEYWSLQAYSRQGVTLDPAVAQSGLNARQAVVDADGVVRMVVSGEDPGVHNWIDNRGLPETTLWYRTMGASRMTTPRTRLVPVDRVDAELPGAARVTSAEREAELRRRNRGFSRRYRR; encoded by the coding sequence ATGACCGCGGACGAGGCGGCGAAGGAGCTGTCGATGACACTCGACGACGCGGTGGACGAGTGGAACTCGTTCTGCGACCGCATCAAGGCAGCGGGCGCGGCGAGCATCGCGAAGCGCCCCGATCTGGGCGAACGGGAGTTGCTCGACGAGATCCGGTTCACCGTGCGGATGCTCGCCGACAGCGTGCGCACCCACGTCGGGCCTGCAGACCTCGAGCGCCCGCACCTGTATCCGTTGATCGACGAGCTCACCCCGTACGGACTGCCCAACGCCGACAACTGCTACTACACGGTGCTGGTCGACCCCTCACGGACCTATCGGCTCTCCGGCAACGCGCGCGGCCGACCGTGGATCCTCAGCGTCGGCGCGGGGAACTACGGGTTGTGGGGCTTCCGCGAGCTCGCCGAGTACTCGTCGGCGACCGTGTGCTGCGATGCCGACGGTGACTTCGAGGTGCTGTTGAGCGTCGACCCGCAGGAAGGGAATTGGTTCGCGCTGAGCCCGGAGGCGACGAACTTCCACATCCGCGACTACTGGTTGGACTGGGACGCCGACCCGAGTTGGTTCCACCTGGAGGTGCTCGATCCGCCGCCGCGGCGCGACGCCGACGCCCTGGCGGCGGACGTCCTGCCGCGGCTGCACCGGGCGACCAGCCACTTCACCGAGACCGTCGCGTTCTGGTCCGGTTACGCGGACCACTGGCGCGGGGAGAAGCCGAACACCTTCTCCGACCCAGGATCGGTGGCCCACGGCTCCACCGGTCTGATCCGGTACTCGGCGGGCTGGGCCAGTCTCGGCGACGGTGATGCCCTGATCGTCGAGTTCGACCTCCCCGATTCCGAGTACTGGTCGCTCCAGGCGTACTCGCGGCAGGGCGTGACGTTGGACCCGGCCGTCGCCCAGTCCGGTCTGAATGCCCGTCAGGCCGTGGTCGACGCGGACGGAGTGGTGCGGATGGTGGTGTCGGGAGAGGACCCCGGTGTGCACAACTGGATCGACAACCGTGGGCTGCCGGAGACCACGCTGTGGTACCGGACGATGGGGGCGTCGCGGATGACGACCCCGCGCACCCGGCTGGTCCCGGTCGACCGGGTGGATGCGGAGCTGCCCGGCGCGGCCCGGGTGACGTCCGCCGAGCGGGAGGCGGAGTTGCGGCGGCGCAACCGGGGATTCTCCCGGCGGTACCGGCGGTGA
- a CDS encoding TIGR03619 family F420-dependent LLM class oxidoreductase, with product MRNSGPDSLQMVQRLPAAAEDWGYSSVWFTDHSVWSRGMAELPYHGALWDDVLSCLAFCAATTRTITIGPGVLVLALRDPVLTARALTTVDRLSGGRLAVGIGVGYLQDEYAVVGRGALFKDRGAATDEAIDLIKRCWTGGEFSWPGAHYGFDAPITFEPTPVQRPHPPLYVGGHSPAALRRAARHADAWYPAVIEPAEVVRLGAELDQRAGRRIPRVVRLVVPPDIDVAARVAEYEDAGCDEVVVEFLTDSFDQTWDLAGQLAADRLTGSVV from the coding sequence GTGCGGAACTCGGGGCCGGACAGCCTGCAGATGGTGCAGCGGTTACCGGCCGCGGCGGAGGACTGGGGCTACAGCTCCGTGTGGTTCACCGACCACTCCGTCTGGAGTCGCGGCATGGCGGAGCTGCCCTACCACGGTGCCCTCTGGGACGACGTGCTCTCCTGCCTTGCGTTCTGCGCCGCCACGACGCGAACGATCACCATCGGCCCGGGTGTGCTGGTCCTGGCGCTGCGGGACCCGGTGCTCACGGCCCGGGCCCTGACGACCGTCGACCGGCTCAGCGGCGGCCGGCTCGCTGTCGGCATCGGGGTGGGATACCTGCAGGACGAGTACGCCGTCGTGGGCAGGGGGGCCCTGTTCAAGGACCGGGGTGCGGCCACCGACGAGGCCATCGACCTGATCAAGCGGTGCTGGACCGGTGGGGAGTTCAGCTGGCCAGGTGCGCACTACGGGTTCGACGCACCGATCACCTTCGAGCCCACCCCGGTACAGCGGCCCCATCCGCCGCTCTACGTCGGAGGGCACTCACCCGCGGCGCTGCGACGGGCGGCCAGGCACGCGGACGCGTGGTACCCGGCGGTGATCGAACCGGCGGAGGTGGTCCGGCTCGGAGCCGAACTGGACCAGCGGGCCGGGCGGCGGATCCCGCGCGTGGTCCGCCTGGTTGTTCCGCCCGACATCGACGTCGCCGCTCGCGTGGCCGAGTACGAGGACGCCGGCTGCGACGAGGTCGTCGTCGAGTTCCTCACGGACTCCTTCGATCAGACCTGGGACCTGGCGGGGCAACTGGCGGCCGACCGACTGACGGGGTCGGTCGTATGA
- a CDS encoding SDR family NAD(P)-dependent oxidoreductase: MADPVAGTQLAGHVAVVTGGSRGIGLGIARAFVAQGATVVICGRDAERGKRAQEELGAAEFVAVDVSSQHAAEDLIDRTVAAYGSLEILVNNAGGPNVGARVVETTDESWRNAFAVNVDAPFWTMRRALPHMIAREHGRILNVSSILGKTGSPGQAPYVASKHALNGLTKSVAHEVGASGVTVNALCPGLVLTDFVRRYEDDAAAAMGLTPEQMLAMYLAMSATRRPVTVEEIGALAVYLASPAGASVTGAQISIDGGMAPY; the protein is encoded by the coding sequence ATGGCCGACCCGGTCGCCGGCACGCAACTGGCCGGCCACGTCGCCGTGGTGACGGGTGGAAGCCGCGGGATCGGGCTCGGCATCGCCCGGGCTTTCGTCGCACAGGGGGCGACTGTCGTGATCTGCGGCCGCGACGCGGAGCGGGGCAAGCGTGCGCAGGAGGAGCTGGGCGCCGCCGAGTTCGTGGCCGTCGACGTGAGTTCTCAACACGCTGCCGAAGACTTGATCGATCGCACGGTCGCCGCGTACGGGTCGCTGGAGATCCTGGTGAATAACGCCGGTGGCCCCAACGTCGGCGCCCGCGTCGTCGAGACCACCGACGAGAGCTGGCGGAACGCGTTCGCGGTGAACGTGGATGCGCCGTTCTGGACGATGCGGCGCGCGCTCCCGCACATGATCGCGCGGGAACACGGGCGGATCCTCAACGTGTCCTCGATCCTGGGCAAGACCGGGTCCCCGGGGCAGGCCCCGTACGTCGCGTCGAAGCATGCGTTGAACGGCCTGACCAAGAGCGTGGCGCACGAGGTCGGCGCTTCCGGCGTGACGGTCAACGCGCTGTGCCCCGGCCTGGTTCTGACCGATTTCGTCCGGCGTTACGAGGACGACGCTGCTGCGGCGATGGGGCTCACCCCGGAGCAGATGCTGGCGATGTACCTGGCGATGTCGGCCACCCGTCGGCCCGTGACGGTGGAGGAGATCGGAGCACTGGCGGTGTACCTGGCGTCGCCGGCGGGCGCCTCGGTGACGGGTGCCCAGATTTCGATCGACGGCGGAATGGCGCCGTACTGA
- a CDS encoding PEP-utilizing enzyme: MSEATPDVLTPMCWSLWTPLGELGARRAWHELGLLPRSMVRLPADVNGFVMAPFYGRQAINVDLLATLMGALPGTSRQDVERDFMGTVRSDAPSDRAPSGRLPFILLRAPLVLARLDSRVGALYTDQLEWWRRDVFHRGQPDGQALLVAARDRFLAAMTLHAHGRFLSQAVQGAILKLAASAGAGHLATGLYSGFGGVAETAVAEDLWELSRDRLTEHEFLSRHGFHGHDEGNVSGVPWRSDPAPIRALATTLAGRTEASRPRLREQAAQRQRQAAEQELRELLPRSRRPAVAALGRLARRQIRCVERTKAAFLMAIDGARAAGTLLGPELVAAGRVHEPADALFLTIPELLGDPFPDSAELATFRRGLRDHYRTLTVPTTWVGTPTPADDTPVHPVSPTVGESFKADLVIGAPGSSGEVTGRARVITRLDEAYALDEGEILICRHTDPAWVVAMSLADALVIDIGAASSHGAIVARELGIPCVIGTGDGTDRIRTGDLVAVDGTRGEVRILERQTSPELSG, encoded by the coding sequence ATGAGCGAGGCGACGCCCGACGTGCTCACGCCGATGTGCTGGAGCCTGTGGACGCCGCTCGGCGAGCTCGGTGCCCGCCGGGCCTGGCACGAGCTGGGCCTGCTCCCGCGATCCATGGTGCGACTGCCCGCGGACGTCAACGGCTTCGTGATGGCTCCGTTCTACGGGCGGCAGGCGATCAACGTCGACCTGCTGGCCACCTTGATGGGAGCGTTACCGGGAACCAGCCGGCAGGACGTGGAACGCGACTTCATGGGGACCGTCCGCTCCGACGCCCCCAGCGACCGGGCGCCCAGTGGGCGACTCCCCTTCATCCTGCTTCGCGCGCCGCTGGTGCTCGCGCGGTTGGACTCGCGGGTGGGCGCCCTGTACACGGACCAGCTCGAATGGTGGCGCCGCGACGTCTTCCACCGTGGTCAGCCCGACGGTCAGGCTCTGCTCGTGGCCGCCCGTGACCGTTTCCTCGCGGCCATGACCCTGCACGCGCACGGTCGGTTCCTGAGCCAGGCGGTCCAGGGCGCGATCCTCAAGCTGGCCGCGTCGGCCGGCGCGGGCCACCTTGCCACCGGCCTGTACTCCGGGTTCGGCGGGGTCGCCGAGACCGCAGTCGCCGAGGACCTGTGGGAGTTGTCGCGCGACCGGCTCACGGAGCATGAGTTCCTGTCGCGGCACGGCTTCCACGGGCACGACGAGGGCAACGTCTCCGGCGTTCCCTGGCGGTCGGACCCGGCCCCGATCCGGGCCCTGGCCACGACGCTGGCAGGGCGGACGGAGGCCAGTCGTCCCCGCCTGCGCGAGCAGGCCGCCCAGCGGCAGCGGCAGGCGGCGGAGCAGGAACTACGCGAGCTGCTTCCCCGCTCCCGTCGGCCGGCCGTAGCCGCCCTCGGCCGCCTGGCGCGACGTCAGATCCGATGTGTGGAGCGAACCAAGGCCGCATTCCTCATGGCGATCGACGGCGCCCGGGCAGCCGGCACCCTGCTCGGACCGGAGTTGGTCGCAGCCGGCCGGGTACACGAGCCCGCCGATGCCCTCTTCCTCACCATCCCGGAGCTGCTCGGGGACCCGTTCCCCGATTCCGCAGAGCTGGCCACCTTCCGCCGTGGCCTTCGCGACCACTACCGCACCCTGACGGTGCCGACAACCTGGGTGGGCACTCCTACCCCGGCGGACGACACTCCCGTTCACCCAGTCTCGCCGACTGTGGGCGAGTCCTTCAAAGCCGATCTGGTCATCGGCGCGCCCGGCAGCAGCGGCGAGGTCACCGGTCGGGCCCGGGTCATCACGCGGCTGGACGAGGCGTACGCGCTGGACGAGGGCGAGATCCTGATCTGCCGTCACACCGACCCCGCCTGGGTGGTGGCGATGTCGCTGGCCGATGCACTGGTCATCGACATCGGTGCAGCAAGCAGCCACGGCGCCATCGTCGCCCGCGAACTCGGCATCCCCTGCGTGATCGGGACCGGCGACGGAACCGACCGGATCCGCACCGGAGACCTCGTCGCGGTCGACGGCACCCGCGGCGAGGTGCGCATCCTCGAACGCCAGACCAGTCCGGAGCTATCGGGATGA